GGACTTCAAACTCGTCAGGCGGGTTGCCTATCCTCATCGTTCTGAGAAAGAAAAATGAAAACCATAAAATACTCATGGTATGCTGTCGTAGCCTTCTCGACACTTGGGCTGCTGACATTGGTTGGTCCCAAAGTCTACAATCAGATCGACTATCAGTTCTTCGACCCACAAGGAGATCCGTCCATGTGGCCAGCGACATTTGAAGGAATACTGATATTTATTTCCATCCTCGCTGCTGCTTTAGCGCTCATGCTTAGCTCAAGAGGAAGAAAAGAAAAAGAGAATAAGTTTTCTCGCGTTGCTTTCGGAATCGTAGGATTTGCACTTTTGATTATGTGGATTTACGGAGCTAAGCTCTGGCAGGATTTTCACTCGTCATTTTTCCAGCAAAGCCTTTTGGATAGAATGATTAGTAATGATGGATCTTTGATCATACTCATCGGCGTGATATTTCATCTGACCTATGCTCTAACCGGCAGAGGCATCTGGGTATGGGGCATTCGATCCTATAACCGAATCACAAACAAATCAGAACCAGTCGCTGCTGGGCAACGTCGCTAACGCGCCGTCGCCAGAGCTCTTCGTTCGCCAGAAGATGAAACCGCTGATCGCGATACTCCTCAGTTTGCTGACTCAGATTGGTCTGCGTGCCGCAGACCTGCCGCCGTTGGTATTCGTAAACCTGAAAGACGATTGGGGTGATGCGGGCCTGAAGGCCGTCTCGGTGCAAAAGAAAGAAGACGGCAGCGTGGTTATCGAAGCCGCGGCCGAATTCGGGAAGGAATCGATGGGCTTTCGTGTCGTGCTTCTCCCGACTTGGGAGCATTGGAAGCCCAAAGATTGGCCCATGGACTCCTATCGTGGCGTGGTTCGATTGGAGTCGGTTGGTAAGGCCAGCGATCTTTTTGTCCGTAGTCTTGCGCGAGCCTACAAGCAGAAGGTCGAGCAGGTCGATTTCACCAGTGTCGAGCTTGTGGCGATTTCGCTCGGAGGTGATCCGCGGGCTGTTCGTAGCGAGCCCGTGAAGCTCAAGCTGTTTTTCGAGAGCGAGAAGGAAGAAGCCTATGCGGAGGCATACTTGAATTTCGATCTAGCACATTCTCTCGTCCAGTTTCACGAGAAAGATCACGACTACAGGAAGCCGGTGCTTGGCTTCCTAACCCGAGGAAAAGAGGCGAACAAGGCGGCACAGACAACTCCGGGGAGCTGACGCTCCCCTCCGTGTCTGACCTTGGACGTTGGCTAAGAATCAAATGACCAATTACCTCAACAGATCGACTGCTCTAGCTTCCGTCTTCGACCTCACATGAAGTCAGACAAGTATCACGTCATTCGAGCTGGTTACGACCCAGAGCTGTTTAGAGGCATCGGATCATCGATACCAGACCTACCGATCGAAGATTAGGCCGAAACCTGGCTGCAGAAAAAGAAAGACCCAAAATACTCATGGGCGATTGAGTCAGAAGGCAGATGCGTTGGAAGCGTTTGGTTACATTCTTTCGAAGAAGAAAACCGTAGGGCACGGTTCGCTATCGAGATCCACGATTCGGCATCTCGTGGAAAAGGGATCGGAATGGAAGCTACCAGAACAGTCGTCAAGGTGGCATTCGAGCATATTAAGCTACATCGACTCGACTTGAGAGTTCTCACGTCGAATCACGTGGCGATAGCCTGCTACAGATCTTGCGGTTTTAAGGATGAAGGAATACAGAGGGAGACACTTTTCATCGATGGAAGATGGGAAAGCGACCTTTGGATGAGCATCCTAGAACAAGAATACAAAGAAAAAGCCAACCAGTCGCTCCAGACAACGGCGACAAGTCGCCGCGTCTGAGCTTGGCGTTGTGCAGAAGAATAATGAAACTTTTTTTTCTAAGCTTTAGCCCCTTGATGCTTTTCTGGGGGTTGCAGTTGCTGAAACAGCCGGTGCACTACGATGGACGGTATGGACCACAAGAAGCCTATCAGTCGATTCCAGCTGCCATCGTGCTGATAGGATGTGCCTTAGCATTCATCATTTCTAGCAAGCCTCATAAGAACCTTAGGTTCCCGAAAACAGAAAAAGAGAGAAAAGAAAGAATGCTTCGACTCCTATGGTGCCTTGCAGTGCTTATCGGCCTAACCTTACTATTTGCCTTCATTGTGCCTGGAGATTACGATTCCGTTACTGAGCTCCGAGAATTGAAAAATATCCCTCAAGCTGCTTTAACTTCATTTTTGGGATTGGGATCCTTCTTCATACCTGCATTCATATTCGCCTACCTGCTGAAAGAAATCTAAAGCACAACCAGGGTGAGTAGACAACCCCGAGTGACCCGCTAGAAAATACTAAAAAGCATTTGCACGACTGATCTCGCAGGTCGGTTGTCTATCACCTACGTTCTGAAATTGAATGAATGACCAAGGCCTAACAGATGCTAAAATTAAACGACTTCTACTGAGCCTCCTAATTCTCACAATAGTAGCATTTATTTCAGGCTGGATTGGTGGTGGAATTATATGGGAAGACCACTTGAGAATAATTGAAGAAAGAAGCATTTTCAGATTCCTAGCATGCGCGCTACTGATTTTCTTTTTCCCTATGTTTTTCATCAACCTCTTGTCTGAAAAGAAAACTAAAATTGTATACATCTCCGCGGTCGTTCTTGGCCTCCTCGAAGGTGGTGCGTTCACATTGTTTGCGCTAGCATTAGCCTCGATCTAAGTCAGAACAAGGTGGAGCACTCAACCAGATAAACCGCCCGTAAAATTCTAAAAATCACTAGAACTCCAAAGCTCGACGGCTGGCCGAGTGTCCACTACGTTGGGGAAAGAAAAGAAACTTATGGAAGCTACAAAAATAACAGGAATCGATACTAATTGTGTAACTGAACCGCGCAACGATGGAACCCCAGGGTCTGCGCTTTACACTGTTCCTCTAAAGCTGAATAAGACTCCCAGTCAGCTTTGGGCGAAAAT
This genomic window from Puniceicoccus vermicola contains:
- a CDS encoding GNAT family N-acetyltransferase, with the protein product MQKKKDPKYSWAIESEGRCVGSVWLHSFEEENRRARFAIEIHDSASRGKGIGMEATRTVVKVAFEHIKLHRLDLRVLTSNHVAIACYRSCGFKDEGIQRETLFIDGRWESDLWMSILEQEYKEKANQSLQTTATSRRV